One Vicia villosa cultivar HV-30 ecotype Madison, WI linkage group LG5, Vvil1.0, whole genome shotgun sequence genomic window, CCATGATTTCAGCAAATAACCATCCATACACATACAATATTTTTAAGTGATTTGAAACATCAATTTGACAAAAGAAATATGAAACCAATAGTTAATTACTATACCAGCTTCATGGTATAAACATCTACATTACAAAGTAAATATTCATACTATTATAGACAACCTCTTTAAATTCCACCAAGACATAAATTATCACACTCACATGAAATCCTTCTTTAGGTTCTCTGTAGTAAAAAAAAACTACCTTCATTTATCACCAAAACCTTAATCCTTTTATTTGGTAGTTCGGTCACAAAGATCCATCTATCCAAACATAACCTAACTCATACATGTtaactttgtcattcagaagtaGCTGCCAAGTTCTAGTAGGGATCAGCACTTCCATATTATTTTGAGAAATAATTAGGGTAAAAAAACTTTAGGATTTGAAGGTGGATCTTGATTGAAGTAAAGAATAAAGTCTCGAAATTCAACCATCTTATTACATACTAGGTCATAGTTAAGTGCATCCTAATTATAAACGATTGAAAATTCACCAGAACTTCATCCCCTTGTGCAATTACCCTAAATTTCAATCAGTGGCAAATAGTAACAGTATTACGATAACCTAATCTTaacctaatactaataataacaatGATAATAAAACATTGTAATATTTAATAGCATCGACAATCTGAAAATAAAGAAGCGAAAAAGTGACCTGACTGAATTTGAGGGCGTGTTGTTCACCGCCGAGTTGAAGGTTACCGCTGACGAAGACAAGCATGCCAGCGTTGACGGTGGAAGGTTGGCAATCGACGGTGGTGATGGAGTGATGGCACTGCTGGAAAGGGAGAGAAGTGAGCTTGGCGACGATGTTGGGGGAACCTTGAATCTTCTGACCTTCGAAGGTGAGCATGGATCCTTCTTGGTAAAGAGTGGCAAGTCCGGCACGGTTGTTGTCGAAGGTGGTGTAGTAGTGCTCCACAAATGCCTTTGCCAACGCGTCTGGATccatctctctctctttctctctgtcTCTCTCTTTCTGTACGCTACCCCCTCTCTATGCCCTGTTTTATATTGTGTTTGGAATTTGattcttcaatttttaaaattatcaatatcgaacaaaataatattttattttcaaaattaataaTGTACTTCTTTAAATGGTTGTTTTGAGGTTTAGAAGAATTTGAATCcctgtcaattttttttttccaCCAATAGAGAGATCGAATCCGGGTAAGAGAGATCGAATCGTAGTTCTTTTTACCAAGTTCAGCGTCAATCACCAATCGACCAACTAATGATTAtagtaaataatatttaaaattaaataattatatataaaattatattaaagtttaaatattattaaaatatatatgaaataaaatataaaaatatattattaagtcTATTTTCCATCAGTTTTTCTACTATATGTGTTATCCAAGACTCTTTAATATTTTCAGTTCTAATAATATTATGCCTAGTCTTACCACACATTAAACGTAATATCTTCACCTTAACTAAAtttactttattctcgtgttaATTCTTAAACACCTATATTTTGTCCCTGTATAACATCGCATGTCATACCGCAATTCGATAAAATTTTCCTTTCAATTTGAGCAGTACCTTTGCGTCACATGGAACCCCTTAAACCCTCATTCATTTCAGCCACCCAACTTGAATTCATTGATTTACACCCTCTTCTATTTCGCCATCATTTTGTATTAAGACCTAAGATAATTAAACCGCGTGACAGACCATTTCCTTATTACAATAGATTTTCATCAAGGTTCAACCTTATGCCCTGCCTTGGGTGAAAAGACCCAACTTTCATCTCTAAGTTAGAAACACTTCTTCTTTTATTGAACTTACATTCCATATATTCCGTTTTACTTCTGCTCGTCTCCACGTCTTTAACCTCTGGTTTAAATCCTTCTTCGTTTATTCAAGTAGGATTATATCATCCGCAAAAAGCATGC contains:
- the LOC131603488 gene encoding nuclear transport factor 2A-like produces the protein MDPDALAKAFVEHYYTTFDNNRAGLATLYQEGSMLTFEGQKIQGSPNIVAKLTSLPFQQCHHSITTVDCQPSTVNAGMLVFVSGNLQLGGEQHALKFSQMFHLIPTQQGSYYVQNDIFRLNYA